The DNA segment CAGAGAATCCGAAAAGATGTTGGCATTGGAGAAGCCATGGTCGACACAAAAATACATCCCAAATCTAACAGCTTCTAGCTCCGCACTCAAGACTGTTCCTGAATTCCGAATAACACAAGTTGTAGCCCCTATAATCTTCCCAAGTGAGTCCCTAACCACAGCACTAACACCGCATAAATTCTGGGCTCCATCAAAGCTCGCATCGACATCCAATCGAAGTTGATTTGATAAAGGTGCCTTCCAGATTCGTTCCGATAAAACATTATTCAAGAAGTGAGGAGTGTCGCAGCTCTCCTTGGCACTGTGAAACGAATCCAACATAGCCCAAGCCCAAGCTAAAATAAATCCTGGAACTTTACCTGCTTGATCATGTTTCCCATTACAATATGCTTTCCATGCTGCCCAAGCTAACACCGCAAAGATCCCCATCTCCTCTTTATTAACCAACGACATAAGTAAAACACAACACTCAACAAAAGAGACCCCTCGATATTGCTTCAATAGTCTCCaaaatatagttttttttttcaagcaaTTCGAGCATAAGAACAGAAAATAATACAATGGCTAGTTGAGGCATATTCTGAATTACAGAGAGAACAGAAGCCATTAGTTGGAACATGATGGTTAACCGTAAAGATTTACCTCTGAAGGAATAAAATCCCTGGAAGCTTTCCAGAGGAAAATGCGAACTTTAGGTGGTATGTTTAGTTTCCAAATGAGCTGCCACCAATGCAAAAATTGGTGAGTTGATCGAAATGGCGGAGGTCTCGAGTTGTCCATCTCCATCCAATATCCTGATTTTACTTAATAAATTCCATTAGAATTTCCCTTCCAATAT comes from the Henckelia pumila isolate YLH828 chromosome 1, ASM3356847v2, whole genome shotgun sequence genome and includes:
- the LOC140865696 gene encoding uncharacterized protein; its protein translation is MGIFAVLAWAAWKAYCNGKHDQAGKVPGFILAWAWAMLDSFHSAKESCDTPHFLNNVLSERIWKAPLSNQLRLDVDASFDGAQNLCGVSAVVRDSLGKIIGATTCVIRNSGTVLSAELEAVRFGMYFCVDHGFSNANIFSDSLKEVQAINTPEDDLGPDGVVVLEIKSLFNSPDFMSISHMRRTANGVAHMLARKALFTSTPLTWLHSGFPTWLLNIVSRDC